In Kineococcus sp. NBC_00420, a single genomic region encodes these proteins:
- a CDS encoding DUF6924 domain-containing protein, producing the protein MRVTADAETLSAPEPPLLVLHVIDDVAVEVRVVANRAVATETNLTLGNRDGEEYLDEVDRTGSTSVDSVRDSSRSPRVVRGPELAATSRSYRCPDASPARRSPAHRR; encoded by the coding sequence ATGCGCGTCACAGCCGATGCCGAAACGCTGTCCGCCCCCGAACCACCCCTGCTCGTGCTGCACGTCATCGACGACGTGGCCGTGGAGGTGCGGGTCGTGGCGAACCGGGCGGTGGCCACGGAAACGAACCTGACCCTCGGCAACCGGGACGGGGAGGAGTACCTGGATGAGGTGGACCGGACGGGGTCCACATCGGTCGACAGCGTCCGCGACAGTTCACGGTCACCCCGCGTCGTGCGCGGTCCCGAGCTGGCAGCGACATCGAGGTCGTATCGATGTCCGGATGCAAGCCCAGCACGAAGATCGCCCGCACATCGTCGATGA
- a CDS encoding formate/nitrite transporter family protein — MDQTASDLPGAADRPDEPEHEVEDAFDRLVEEGEDRLRRPLLPLLSVGLLGGIDVGTGLLAYLVVKHETGNDLLAGLAFSVGFVALLLARSELFTENFLVPVIAVVARRGTLAQLARLWGTTLLTNLLAGWVITWIIMTALPDLASTAVDSARHFIDLGVGKESFALAVLAGAVITLMTRMQHATEAVGVKLVPAILFGALLAGTQLLHSVLDSLLMFAALHVGAPFGYADWARTAAWAVLGNVVGGLVLVTAVRLLRVPHRVAEERDKVE; from the coding sequence ATGGACCAGACGGCATCAGACCTTCCCGGCGCGGCAGACCGCCCCGACGAACCCGAACACGAAGTGGAAGACGCCTTCGACCGCCTCGTCGAAGAAGGCGAGGACCGTCTGCGCCGCCCGCTGCTGCCGCTGCTCAGCGTCGGCCTCCTCGGAGGAATCGACGTCGGAACGGGTCTGCTCGCCTACCTCGTCGTCAAGCACGAGACCGGCAACGACCTGCTCGCCGGTCTCGCCTTCTCGGTGGGCTTCGTCGCACTCCTGCTGGCCCGCAGCGAACTGTTCACCGAGAACTTCCTCGTACCGGTGATCGCCGTCGTCGCCCGCCGGGGCACCCTCGCCCAGCTCGCCCGGCTGTGGGGGACGACCCTGCTGACGAACCTCCTCGCCGGATGGGTCATCACCTGGATCATCATGACCGCCCTCCCCGACCTCGCGAGCACGGCGGTGGACTCCGCCCGCCACTTCATCGACCTCGGCGTCGGCAAGGAGTCCTTCGCCCTGGCCGTGCTGGCCGGCGCCGTCATCACCCTCATGACCCGCATGCAGCACGCCACCGAGGCCGTCGGCGTGAAACTCGTCCCCGCCATCCTCTTCGGTGCGCTCCTGGCGGGGACGCAACTGCTCCACAGCGTCCTGGACTCCCTGCTGATGTTCGCCGCCCTCCACGTCGGTGCGCCGTTCGGCTACGCGGACTGGGCCAGGACAGCCGCGTGGGCGGTGCTGGGCAACGTCGTCGGCGGCCTCGTCCTCGTCACCGCCGTCCGCCTGCTCCGTGTTCCCCACCGCGTCGCGGAAGAACGAGACAAGGTGGAGTGA
- a CDS encoding amidase, with product MPIQKPSPAQIAGLAAEIGYSSIAAAPEEYTGMISGMLGVYDALDAFPEPQVLAGRDAVEHTVPSAEEDPHHAWEVRASIRGAAGGLLAGVRLGVKDSILVAGLPMRNGSKELEGFVPNADATVVTRALAAGAEVVGKTTNEYFCMSGGSHTAATGVVHNPHRRGFSSGGSSSGSAVALVTGDADMTLGADQAGSIRMPASWSGVVGLKPTYGLVPYTGIATLDGYFDHVGPMTRTVEDNARFLTVLAGSDGIDPRQRDISVGDYLTALDAGVRGLRIGILTEGFGGDHAEAGVDEIVVAAAEALRERGAIVDEVSVPLHELAPALWTAIAIEGMAETVLRNQGFGFGRPDHYPVDMMQHLFDHRAAAAEHPANVQLFTLVGRYVDQQQGRLNYAKAVNRARTLRAAYDQALERFDVLITPTTPQTARPLPDPAHGAGAAIGASIEMSANTTPFNITHHPALSVPCGTLDGLPVGLQIIGRHFDEAVLFRVGRAIEQN from the coding sequence GTGCCGATCCAGAAACCCTCGCCCGCGCAGATCGCCGGCCTCGCCGCCGAGATCGGCTACTCCTCGATCGCCGCAGCACCGGAGGAGTACACCGGGATGATCTCGGGCATGCTCGGGGTGTACGACGCTCTCGACGCGTTCCCGGAGCCACAGGTGCTGGCCGGCCGCGACGCGGTCGAGCACACGGTCCCCTCTGCGGAGGAGGACCCCCACCACGCGTGGGAGGTCCGTGCGTCGATCCGCGGAGCCGCGGGGGGTCTCCTCGCCGGAGTTCGCCTGGGGGTCAAGGACAGCATCCTCGTGGCCGGTCTCCCGATGCGGAACGGTTCGAAGGAACTCGAGGGTTTCGTCCCGAACGCTGATGCCACGGTCGTCACCCGAGCCCTCGCCGCCGGCGCGGAGGTGGTGGGGAAGACCACCAACGAGTACTTCTGCATGTCCGGGGGCAGCCACACCGCAGCGACCGGCGTGGTGCACAACCCGCACCGGAGGGGTTTCTCCTCGGGTGGCTCCTCCAGCGGCAGCGCCGTCGCGCTCGTCACCGGCGACGCCGACATGACCCTCGGCGCCGACCAGGCCGGTTCCATCCGGATGCCGGCGTCCTGGTCCGGTGTCGTCGGCCTGAAACCGACCTACGGACTCGTCCCCTACACCGGCATCGCGACGCTCGACGGCTACTTCGACCACGTCGGCCCCATGACCCGCACGGTCGAGGACAACGCACGCTTCCTCACCGTCCTGGCCGGCTCCGACGGCATCGACCCGCGCCAACGCGACATCTCCGTCGGCGACTACCTCACCGCCCTCGACGCAGGAGTCCGAGGACTCCGGATCGGCATCCTCACGGAAGGGTTCGGCGGCGACCACGCCGAAGCCGGCGTCGACGAGATCGTCGTCGCAGCGGCGGAAGCGTTGCGCGAGCGTGGTGCGATCGTGGACGAGGTGTCGGTGCCGCTGCACGAGCTGGCTCCCGCGCTCTGGACGGCCATCGCCATCGAGGGCATGGCCGAGACGGTCCTGCGCAACCAGGGTTTCGGGTTCGGTCGTCCCGACCACTACCCCGTCGACATGATGCAGCACCTCTTCGACCACCGTGCGGCCGCCGCGGAGCACCCCGCGAACGTGCAGTTGTTCACCCTCGTCGGTCGCTACGTCGACCAGCAGCAGGGTCGCCTGAACTACGCCAAGGCCGTCAACCGGGCCCGGACCCTCCGCGCGGCCTACGACCAGGCGCTGGAGCGCTTCGACGTCCTGATCACCCCGACCACCCCTCAGACCGCGCGCCCGCTGCCGGACCCGGCGCACGGCGCCGGCGCGGCCATCGGGGCGTCGATCGAGATGTCGGCGAACACCACCCCGTTCAACATCACCCACCACCCTGCTCTCAGCGTGCCGTGCGGCACGCTGGACGGACTCCCGGTGGGACTCCAGATCATCGGACGCCACTTCGACGAGGCCGTGCTGTTCCGCGTCGGTCGGGCGATCGAGCAGAACTGA